A genomic region of Vanessa tameamea isolate UH-Manoa-2023 chromosome 11, ilVanTame1 primary haplotype, whole genome shotgun sequence contains the following coding sequences:
- the LOC135193517 gene encoding uncharacterized protein LOC135193517 produces the protein MINRDDQVTTKLLMLIIDFERHLEVFAFCVFIAVLIDRLSIINTYLEQYIFNKKNKTFLNVITRPKDMMSMQKNYVYINYTPQNIKITLLAKAYAVIGETNELINKVFQFHIFKSLTSTFIYIIIIIWTSIYYLRISNNTEFLIRIILFCIFEIMSIGIMSYVCESILLKRNSIKILVNELIMDYDLNSPALRIEAKAFTDVIQVWPLHIFVYDMFSIDIKLIVKFISVSTTYLIIIVQLSHFF, from the coding sequence ATGATTAACCGAGATGATCAAGTGACCACCAAgcttttaatgttaattatcgATTTTGAAAGACACCTTGAGGTGTTCGCCTTCTGTGTATTCATTGCAGTTCTAATCGAtagattaagtattattaatacatatctagagcaatatatttttaataaaaaaaataaaacctttttaaatgtaataactaGACCAAAAGATATGATGAGCATGCAAAAAAATTAcgtctatataaattatactccacagaatattaaaataacattactagCAAAAGCCTATGCTGTAATTGGTGAAACCAATGAACTAATCAATAAAGTTTTccaatttcatattttcaaaagTCTAACGTCAACGTtcatctatattataattataatatggacATCGATTTATTATTTGCGTATATCAAATAATACCGAATTCCTTATtcgcattattttattttgtatttttgaaataatgtcaATCGGTATAATGTCTTATGTCTGTGAATCAATACTTTTGAAACGCAACTCTATTAAAATTTTGGTAAATGAACTCATTATGGATTACGACCTAAATTCACCAGCATTGAGAATTGAAGCTAAAGCTTTTACAGACGTGATACAAGTCTGGCCATTGCACATATTCGTATACGATATGTTTTCTATAGACATAAAACTCATTGTAAAGTTTATAAGTGTTTCAACTACATATCTTATAATTATAGTCCAACTGTCTCACTTTTTCTAA
- the LOC135193504 gene encoding uncharacterized protein LOC135193504, which translates to MIYYKLLITFIDFERHLEAFAFYVFIKLITDRLDIVNKYLANHSHMKKNCIHFNNKHKANNKNIFYIGTFSDKNTKIITLANVYNVISDAVCLINQIFEIQIFLTIVSTYIFIIITLWESVYLTHTKKLSKSLITTILQCAAELISIGLMSYICETMTLKRNSTRKFINELIMDYDLPQSIRYQAKSFMELMAVQPLEINAFEMFTLNTKLMLKFVSVITTYLIVLLQISNFL; encoded by the coding sequence ATGATCTATTACAAATTGTTGataacatttattgattttgaacGTCACCTCGAAGCATTCGCTTTTTacgtgtttataaaattaataactgataGACTAGAtatagtaaacaaatatttagcaAATCACAGTCATATGAagaaaaattgtattcatttcaataataaacataaagcaaataacaaaaatatattttatattggaacCTTTTctgataaaaatactaaaattataacgctagctaatgtatataatgttatcaGTGATGCAGTCTGTTTGATAAACCAAATTTTtgaaatccaaatatttttgacCATAGTTTCcacgtatatttttatcattattacattATGGGAGTCCGTTTATTTAACCCACACAAAGAAACTGTCGAAGTCGTTGATAACTACAATTTTGCAATGTGCAGCCGAACTAATTTCAATAGGGCTCATGTCCTATATCTGTGAAACAATGACTTTAAAACGAAACTCAACTAGGAAATTCATCAATGAGCTGATAATGGATTATGACCTGCCTCAATCTATAAGATACCAAGCCAAATCATTTATGGAATTAATGGCAGTACAGCCACTAGAGATAAATGCATttgaaatgtttacattaaatacaaaattaatgctTAAGTTCGTAAGTGTTATAACAACGTatctaattgttttattacaaatatcaaaCTTTTTGTAA
- the LOC113402524 gene encoding uncharacterized protein LOC113402524, whose product MSRVRQIKTNMDNKNAKNNEVLMLLKSIDPLLKLERCYGIFRFHIFDDHLGPINRMMKVYGICIMFAFTIPYCVLCFYSYSKIENFDTVAIVDALENFPPLIMALQYFIFIIISLQLHDKNILLIKKLAQVDRILNVSMKKDFFENFHKDVQILLFLFLISYTFSLIPDFFDIFNERNYYQIISVGIDFPLHLESLSFYIFIKILTVRLNILNNHLIDLIKLKNQKNASPFIDINISNENLNYTSNDSRASHRNNKTIRLGEAYKIIGEANYLINDIFEFQNFMSLVSTFVYIIITLWSSIYFYRTLKQLNLLLAFTVQCVYEIFIISLMSYICDVMSSERNTTKILVNELIVDYNLPKAIRIQAKTFMELIEVWPLKIFAYDMFPIDIKLILKFVSVSTTFLIVIIQISHFI is encoded by the coding sequence ATGAGTAGAGTtcgtcaaataaaaacaaatatggaCAACAAGAATGCAAAAAACAATGAAGTACTAATGCTTCTTAAATCCATTGATCCATTATTGAAGTTAGAAAGGTGCTATGGCATATTCAGATTTCATATCTTTGACGACCACCTGGGACCAATAAACAGAATGATGAAAGTTTATGGAATCTGTATTATGTTTGCTTTTACTATCCCGTATTGTGTTCtgtgtttttattcttattctAAAATAGAGAATTTTGATACAGTGGCAATTGTGGATGCACTAGAAAATTTTCCCCCGTTAATAATGGCACtgcagtattttatatttatcattatatcgTTACAGTTACATGATAAAAACATActtcttataaaaaaacttgCTCAAGTCGATCgtatattaaatgtatcaatgaaaaaagattttttcgaGAATTTCCATAAAGATGtacaaattttgttatttttatttctaattagttACACATTTTCGCTTATTCCAGATTTTTTTGATATCTTTAATGAAAGAaactattatcaaataatttccgTTGGAATTGATTTTCCACTTCACCTCGAATCattgtctttttatatatttatcaaaatactgACTGTAAGATTGAATATCCTTAACAACcatttaatagatttaattaaattaaaaaatcaaaaaaatgcTTCTCCTTTCatcgatattaatatatcaaatgaaaatttaaactatacttCAAACGATAGTAGAGCTTCTCATAGAAATAATAAGACAATTCGTCTTGGCGAAGCTTATAAAATTATCGGTGAAGCGAATTACTTGATTAATGATATTTTCGAATTTCAGAACTTCATGTCACTCGTATCTACGTTTGTTTATATCATTATCACACTATGGAGTTCAATATATTTCTATCGTACtttaaagcaattaaatttACTGCTAGCATTCACAGTGCAGTGCGTCtatgaaatttttataataagccTAATGTCTTATATTTGTGATGTAATGAGTTCGGAACGCAACACTACTAAAATATTAGTGAACGAGTTAATTGTTGACTATAATTTACCTAAAGCGATAAGAATTCAAGCTAAAACTTTCATGGAATTAATCGAAGTGTGGCCATTGAAGATATTTGCTTACGACATGTTCCCTATAGATATTAAGTTAATTCTTAAGTTTGTCAGTGTCTCAACGACGTTCCTTATAGTCATCATACAAATTTCGCACTTTATATGA
- the LOC113402526 gene encoding uncharacterized protein LOC113402526 translates to MDTQIPIALESFGYFNIIFIISIISMDFHRHLLLFSFYILLKILTIRLKILNKYLTDCINLQNENNTKVVIYNINKDIYYHNKGRATKNKKIIRLAEAYKIIGEGNNLINEIFEFQNSMIVVFTFSYIIITLWSSIYYYRTLKMLHSFIALPLQCIIEFITMGLMTYACDMMSSERNATKILVNELVMDYDLPKAMRIQAKAFMEIVELWPMKTSAYDMFPINIQLILKFVSVSTTYLIVIIQVSHFL, encoded by the exons ATGGACACACAAat TCCTATCGCACTAGAATcatttggttattttaatattatttttattatatctattatcaGTATGGATTTTCACCGTCATCTcctattgttttctttttacatattattaaaaatactgactataagattaaaaattcttaataaatatttaaccgaTTGTATAAacttacaaaatgaaaataatacaaaagtagttatttataatataaataaagacatttattatcataacaaaGGGCGAGCAACGAAAAATAAGAAGATAATTCGCCTAGCTGAAGCGTATAAAATCATCGGCGAAGGGAATAACTTAATCAATGAAATTTTCGAATTTCAGAATTCAATGATCGTCGTGTTCACGttctcttatattataattactcttTGGAGTTCAATATATTACTACCGTACTTTGAAAATGTTACATTCATTTATAGCATTACCATTACAATGTATAATCGAATTTATTACAATGGGCCTAATGACCTACGCTTGTGATATGATGAGTTCGGAACGTAATGCTACTAAAATATTGGTCAACGAGTTAGTAATGGACTATGACTTGCCGAAAGCAATGAGAATTCAAGCTAAAGCTTTTATGGAAATAGTCGAATTGTGGCCAATGAAGACATCTGCTTACGACATGTTCCCTATAAATATTCAGTTAATTCTTAAGTTTGTTAGTGTATCAACGACGTACCTTATAGTAATCATTCAAGTATCGCACTTTCTGtag
- the LOC135193518 gene encoding circadian clock-controlled protein daywake-like: MKQFPVLQKPIFKSWVYIYIFFLTEGFEIPCLGTSSECLKQTLQVILPEFIHGIPELNITSLDPFEVDSLVLKLSGDIVIEFKEAYTKGLQKCIVDYVRQIEEEKFDVQFECNLISRGKYRSSGSLFTFPINGEGESTIKTRSLKIRSVLHLLSVTKADGKNYVQMKNIKTTYTFGGRVFYNMTNLIKGNPEMSRTILDFMNQNWQIVAEEFGSPIIEYCINSIMNNLTKLFNAVPLCNLLVT, translated from the exons ATGAAGCAGTTTc ctGTTTTACAGaaaccaatatttaaatcttgggtctatatatatattttttttttaacagaaggTTTCGAAATACCATGCTTAGGCACTTCATCTGAATGTTTAAAGCAAACACTTCAAGTAATTTTACCCGAATTTATACATGGAATTCCTGAATTAAATATCACGTCGTTAGATCCTTTTGAAGTAGACAGCTTAGTTTTAAAACTCTCTGGAGACATTGTGATCGAGTTCAAGGAAGCCTACACAAAAGGTCTTCAGAAATGCATAGTCGATTATGTAAG ACAAATAGAAGAAGAAAAATTCGATGTTCAATTTGAATGCAACCTGATAAGTAGAGGAAAATACCGTTCTTCAGGGAGTCTCTTCACATTCCCTATTAATGGAGAAGGGGAGTCCACAATCAAAACTA GAAGTTTGAAGATACGCTCCGTCTTACACTTGTTATCTGTGACAAAAGCAGATGGTAAAAACTACGTgcaaatgaaaaacataaaaacgaCATACACTTTTGGAGGTCGCGTTTTTTACAACATGACAAACCTTATCAAAGGAAACCCTGAAATGA GTAGAACAATTTTGGATTTCATGAATCAAAATTGGCAAATAGTAGCAGAAGAGTTTGGCAGCCCAATAATCGAATATTGTATCAATTCTATAATGAATAACCTAACAAAGTTATTCAATGCGGTTCCACTATGTAACCTTCTTGTAACGTGA
- the LOC113402527 gene encoding follistatin-like, whose product MKEYLFCVFVSLGLGNQKVFCRESYLTKNNDAAGLYKNDYNPETSYVEGSWDPILRNRRHSDDEEQNYEDKLFFPDDDYDDAPHNNLPNPQNIETCMNSCQYVDTNYDPVCGTDYVTYINLNQLECAMNCGVDVRIRKLSPCLGWSETTTTPTTVTQKEMLKSCLLLCPSTQEYNPVCGTNNITYYNYGKLFCAQVCGVDVQLNRRSPCPKLPKSTTDSFVASRSLIPYELTKEFLLCLQICPTTPEYDPVCGSNQKTYYNIAKLQCARNCGIDVTILKRSHCSTQISTSLNKDDETDLKKTMMNESHETDQDFTVPQDVLDRIFSTNEGDGDIVFIRS is encoded by the exons ATGAAAGAATATCTATTTTGTGTATTCG TTTCTTTAGGTTTAGGTAACCAAAAAGTTTTTTGTCGAGAATCTTATTTGACGAAAAACAACGACGCGGCCGGCTTGTATAAAAACGATTATAATCCAGAGACTAGTTATGTAGAAGGCTCATGGGATCCTATACTTCGTAATAGAAGACATTCTGATGACGAGGAGCAAAACTATGAAGATAAGTTGTTTTTCCCGGACGATGACTATGACGATGCCCCCCACAATAA TTTACCTAATCcacaaaatattgaaacatgTATGAATTCATGTCAATATGTGGACACTAACTACGATCCCGTCTGCGGCACAGACTACGTCACGTACATCAATTTGAACCAATTAGAATGCGCCATGAATTGTGGAGTAG acgTACGTATTCGAAAATTGTCACCATGTCTCGGGTGGTCAGAAACTACCACAACACCGACGACAGTAACTCAAAAAGAGATGTTAAAATCTTGTTTGTTATTATGTCCTTCGACACAAGAATACAATCCTGTATGTGGtaccaataatattacatattataattacggAAAGCTGTTCTGTGCCCAAGTATGTGGTGTAG ATGTCCAATTAAATCGTCGTTCTCCGTGTCCAAAGCTACCTAAGTCCACAACAGACTCATTTGTTGCCTCGAGATCTCTAATACCTTACGAGCTAACTAAAGAATTCCTCTTATGCTTACAAATTTGCCCAACGACACCGGAATACGATCCAGTTTGTGGTTCCAACCAAAAGACCTATTATAATATAGCTAAATTACAGTGTGCTAGGAATTGCGGAATCG ATGTGACCATTTTGAAACGATCACACTGTTCCACTCAAATTTCAACAAGCTTAAATAAAGATGACGAAACAGACTTAAAGAAAACAATGATGAATGAATCGCATGAAACAGATCAGGATTTTACCGTCCCACAAGATGTATTAGACAGAATATTCAGTACCAACGAAGGAGATGGTGACATCGTCTTCAtaagaagttaa